In candidate division WOR-3 bacterium, the following proteins share a genomic window:
- a CDS encoding 2-hydroxyacyl-CoA dehydratase family protein, whose product MFEDLIPQKISLKEWSRQFRMLDDSQIKKYRYYTNDEWGHYLSPPATFMVYGARELRKLKFDNSLAALRLWGFTLNESERLFRARQSGKRIIATMGDLGTIPVIAMAFPDCIPFYPDCTWWTPFFNESTVLLDKASELGTPEASCFVRSTLAAFYKMAYFPKPDLLFASTGASCDDYSCIMQMVADLGYELNWLEIPYRRKLRDYHAEEKYSGTEHGFQYPERFETYLVNEYKRVWQKMQALTNIGDLEKLRESIKKNNRLRRLVDDIKNLTTEADTAPFPGLEMMVIEFGNLYGYADTDEWLDILEMIKETVTGRVKKGIGVLHSDAIPLAWVTPTADPLLLNIVEDMGGRVVATEYVINQALTEIEEDIEPFRALARSFMNASLIGSTEERIRHISENIASGRIAGVIITNMLGCSHCSMETRLIEQNLKNVPVLAIDIPAPLGITEQLKTRIAAFIEMLK is encoded by the coding sequence GATCTAATTCCGCAGAAGATCAGTCTCAAGGAGTGGAGCAGACAGTTCCGTATGCTCGACGATTCGCAAATAAAAAAGTACAGGTATTACACTAATGATGAGTGGGGTCATTATCTGTCTCCGCCGGCAACGTTCATGGTCTACGGTGCCAGGGAACTCAGAAAATTGAAATTCGACAATTCACTAGCCGCGCTCAGGCTCTGGGGGTTTACGCTCAATGAATCTGAAAGACTGTTCAGGGCGCGGCAGAGCGGTAAACGCATAATCGCAACAATGGGCGACCTTGGGACGATACCCGTTATCGCCATGGCGTTTCCTGACTGTATTCCGTTCTACCCCGACTGCACATGGTGGACGCCGTTCTTCAACGAATCTACGGTGCTTCTCGATAAGGCGAGTGAACTCGGCACGCCCGAAGCCAGTTGTTTTGTACGTTCAACACTTGCTGCTTTTTACAAAATGGCATACTTCCCAAAACCGGATCTGTTGTTTGCATCAACTGGCGCATCCTGCGATGATTACTCGTGTATCATGCAGATGGTTGCAGACCTCGGTTATGAATTGAACTGGCTCGAAATCCCCTATCGCAGGAAATTGCGGGACTACCACGCGGAGGAAAAATATTCTGGAACAGAGCATGGTTTTCAATATCCCGAACGTTTCGAAACATACTTGGTGAATGAATACAAGCGCGTCTGGCAAAAAATGCAGGCGCTGACCAATATTGGTGATCTCGAAAAACTCAGAGAAAGTATCAAAAAGAACAACAGACTGCGCCGATTGGTAGATGATATAAAAAACCTTACAACTGAGGCCGACACCGCACCATTTCCCGGTCTTGAGATGATGGTCATAGAATTCGGCAATCTATATGGCTACGCGGATACCGATGAATGGTTGGACATCCTGGAGATGATCAAAGAAACGGTCACCGGTCGTGTCAAAAAAGGAATCGGAGTCCTTCATTCGGATGCGATACCACTTGCGTGGGTCACCCCTACCGCAGACCCATTGCTGCTAAATATTGTTGAGGACATGGGCGGCCGTGTCGTGGCGACCGAATATGTCATCAACCAGGCACTTACCGAGATCGAGGAAGATATCGAACCCTTCCGCGCCCTTGCCAGGTCGTTCATGAACGCCTCCCTCATCGGTTCAACCGAAGAGAGAATCCGTCATATTTCCGAAAACATTGCTTCCGGCAGGATCGCAGGAGTCATCATCACCAACATGTTGGGTTGTTCCCATTGTTCAATGGAGACTAGGCTAATCGAACAAAATTTGAAAAACGTGCCCGTGCTCGCGATCGACATCCCTGCGCCACTGGGAATAACCGAACAGCTCAAGACACGAATCGCTGCCTTCATCGAGATGCTGAAATGA